The Cetobacterium ceti DNA segment AAATTTAGTTATACAAGCCTCTGTTCCCCCTGCGATCATAGCATCTGCTCTTCCATGTTTTATCATTTCATAAGCATCTCCTATAGAGTGAGTACCAGCAGCACATGCAGTTACAACTGCTTTATTTGGTCCCTTAGCACCAAAATAAATTCCTACATTTCCTGAAGCCATATTACAAATCATTGCAGGGATTGTGAAAGGAGAAACTCTTTTTACACCTTTATTTAACATTGTTTCATGTTGTGCTTCAAATACTTCTATTCCTCCAATACCTGAAGAAACAATAACTCCAACTTTTTCAGCATTATTCTCATCTATTTTTAACCCTGAATCCTCTAGAGCCATTTTAGTTGCAGCTATTGCAAACTGAGTATTTCTAGCTAATTTTTTTACTTCTTTCTTTTCAATACCAAAAGCTGTAGGATCAAAATCCTTAACCTCTCCAGCCATTTTTGCAGGAGTATCCTCAGTATCAAATGAAGTTATTAAATCTATTCCAGTTTTACCCTCTTTTATTCCTGACCAAGATTTTTCTAATCCTGTTCCTAGGGAAGTGATTAGTCCTAATCCAGTTACAACTACTCTTCTCACTATAAGTTCACCTCTTAATAAAATTTTTCAAAAAATATAAGTAAAGGGGTATTGATTCATACCCCTTTTTTTTAATTATTTATGTGATTCGATATAATCTACAACATCCTGAACTGTTTTAATTTTTTCAGCATCTGTATCAGGGATTTCTACGTCGAACTCTTCTTCGAATGCCATTATTAACTCAACTGTATCTAATGAATCTGCTCCTAAATCCTCAACGAAGTTCGCCTCTAAAGTAACTT contains these protein-coding regions:
- the acpP gene encoding acyl carrier protein; translation: MLDKIREIVVEQLGVDADQVTLEANFVEDLGADSLDTVELIMAFEEEFDVEIPDTDAEKIKTVQDVVDYIESHK